The region TTCATCCTGCTCTTTTGGCTCTGTTTCCAATAGGAATAGATTCTTTTCTTTTTCAGTCATTTCAGATTTTTCCGAATTAATAATTCCTACTTTTATACTATACACCTTTTTTTAATTTGATATATCCTCAATTTCAGAGAGGGTTGTTTGGGAAAGGGTTCAGGACGAAGTTGATTGAACTGCATAAAAAAGGTAGTTGATAATTCAAAGGCTTATTAGGGTATTTTTTTCTTCTGGAGAACCGGACGCCTTGCTAATTTTTCTTTCCTGAAGTATATGACAAGTCATTCGTGAGCAGAAGGAAGAGAGGTCATGGAAGAAAATAGACCTAAATTTAAAATGAAAACAGTTTTTTATTCATTTGCTGTTCTTCTAATATTTTTCGCCTTTGGCATGCCGGTTTCCGGTTATGAATGGACGTCTCTGCCTGATATGACGTATTCTCATAAAGCCGGAACCATGACGGTCATGAGAAATGGTCGGGTCCTTTTGATCGGGGGCGCCGCGGGCGATACGGACAATACCCATGCCTTGGCGGAAATATTTGACCCGGTTTCAAAAACGTTCCGAGCCACGGGTTCGATGCATCAAAAAAGGAACGGGCACTGCAGTGTTGCCCTGGAAAACGGCAATGTCCTCGTGGCGGGAGGTTCAGGCGGGCGGATGATCCCGGAACTGAAGAGCGTCGAGTTGTACAATGCACGGACAGGCCGGTTCTCCGTGATCGGGAACATGTCGGTCAACAGAATGGCCTCTCCCGCCTGTACTCTGTTGCTCGATGGCAATGTGGTCCTTACGGGAGGCGTCTACGAGGGAACGATGGGCAGCGGCAACACCATCGTTGACCGTTTCGACTCAAAACGTTCAACCCTCGCCTTGCGTGTCGGAGAGCTCAATGCGCCGCGATCCGGATCCGGACATGCGGCAATTCTATTGAATACCGGGAATATTTTGAATACCGGTGGGATGAGCGACTACCAGTCCTTTGCATCGCCGGCTGCCGAACTGTATGATCCGGTACAAAATCGGTCTTCTGCCCTGAGCATTCAGCCCACAGGCGGGCCGGGTCATTATGCCGCTGCCGCCCTGCCGGACGGAAAAGTGATCCTCATGAAGAAAGGCGATGTAACCTACCCTGAATATTATGATCCTGCCTGCTGGCAATTTGAAACGGTTCTGGGGGCAGGGGCATTCAAAATGAATCCGGCAAAATCAGCCATTGTTCCTCTGAGGAGTGGAAAAATCCTGTTTTTCACCGGACAACAGTTGAGACTCTTCGATCCGGCCGGAAATTCGACGGAACTGATTGATCTCCCTCAACAGATTAGAGATGGCCGGTGTATCGAACTGAATAACGGTCAGCTCTTCTGTGCAGACCTGGAGAAAAAAAGCGCGGCGCTTCTGACGCTCGGTGAATGAACAGCCGCTCCACCCCTTTTATCCAGCCGCTTTCTCTTATCCATTCAGATAACTATGCAGGCCCGGCAGGTAGTTGACGCCGAGGTAAGTGAACAGGACGGAGGCAAATCCGATCACCGTCATGAAGGCCATGCGCTTTCCCCGCCAGCCCCGGATGTACTGGACATGGAGGGTGACGGCATAGATAATCCAGGTGACGAGCGACCACGTTTCCTTGGGATCCCAGCTCCAGTAAGAGCCCCAGGCATAATGGGCCCAGATGGAGCCGGTCATGATGCCGATGGTCAGAAAGACAAAGCCCAGGGCGATGCTCTGGTAGATCATGAGATCGAGGGTTGCCAATGACGGAAGCCGTTTAAGAAACCCCTCCGATTTTCCCGCCTTGTTTTCATCCGATATTTTCAGGAAGTACATCAATCCGCAGCCGAAGGCGAAGGCGAAGCCTGCATAACCCAGAAAGCAGGTCATCACGTGGCTTGTCAGCCAGTTGCTCTGCAGGGCGGGTATAAGGGGCTGAATGCTGTTGTTGACGCCGGGGGCGATCGAGGCATAGGCCATTGCCAGAAATGCCAGGGGAACGACAAAGACGCCGAATCCTCTGCTGGCGGTTCGCCATTCGATGACGAGATGCAGCAGCATGATCGTCCAGGCGAAGAAGATCATCGATTCATAGAGATTGGAAAGCGGCGCATGGCCAATTCCCAGATCGTAGGATGCCTTCCATCTCCAGAGGATGGCGGCCGTCTGGGCGGCAAAACCCGTCCAAGCAGCGAAGGATGCCAGCCTGCCCCAGAACTTTCTGCTGAGAATCATGCGGAAGAGGTACAGGACGAAGGCGCCGAAATAAATAAAGGTGACCCAACTCAGGATGAGTGTGTGACTCATACGATTCCTTTCTCCCGAATTCGCCGGATCAGCAGATCGAGTTCCCGATCCAGCCCTCCCTGGTGACGGCTCCTGCCGGCAAGGGAAATCCGCGTTTGTTTCCCGGCCTTGTCGACGCGGATCCAGATACGCCGATGAGGGATGAAATATCGCAGAATGAGGCCGGCAACCATGAGAAAGGCTCCCAGACCGATCATTGGAATGCCCGGATCACGGACGACCTGCAACCCCGTGTAATAGCGTTGTTCGATTCCCTGGAGGAAAAAGCGGTAAGGCTTGAAAAGGGCAGGGTTGAAGAGCGGCACCTGGGTTAGCAGTTCCGGATACATCCGCGAAATCTCGTCGATATGCTGCAGGACCCAGAACTGGACCCGGCGACCCTGCGGCGACGTAATATCCAGTTTCACTCCGGGTCCAAACTGCATCAGATTTTCTGCGACGCGCAGAACCTTCACGTCGGCGTCGCTTCCAGGCAGGGAAAAACTGTCCCCGGCAGCCACCGCCATTTTCTTCTCCTGTCCCTTTCCCGTTGAATAGCTCAGAAAGGCGCGGCTGTCCGGAGAGCTGCCGTAGGAAGACTGGTAAAATCGAAACCCATTGATCTGGACCGGATGGTTGACCAGAAGGGAGGCTTGACGGATGACCCGTCCGTCTCTAATAAAGCTCAAATCGGACCGGTAGGTTTTTGGCATGCCGTTCTCGTAAGTTTCCAGGAGAAATTTGTCGCAGCGCACCGAAAAATCAAGCCGCTGAATATCCCTTCCTCCCCGGGAGAAGACGGCGTTTGTGGTTTCTCCCTCGCTGATGTTGACATATCCCTCAAAACCGAAGACCGAACCGATGATTGCGCCTGCGATCAGGAAAAGAATGCTCATGTGAATCGCGTAAACGCTGAACAACGAAACGCCACCCTTCTGCAGGGCAAAGAAGGTATGGTGGTCTTTGACGTTTTTCTCGATTTTCCCGAACTTCTCTTTTAACAGGGATTCCAGGGATGAAAGGCAACTCTCCGAATTTTTGTCCGATAACAAAATCCGATCCGGCGATACCTTTCCGAAAAGGCCATCCGGCACAGGAAAATTCGGGGCTCGATACAACTTCCATGATCCGGAGAGGCGATTCAGGGAGCAGACAATCAGATTTACGGCCAGTAATCCCAGAAGGGCGTAATAGAGGGGGGAATGATAGACGTCGAAGAACCCGAGAATCTGGAAAAGACCGGATAGCGCTGGAGAAAGCCGCTGGGCGAATTCCATGGCGCCCTCTCGCTGAGGAAGAAACGTTCCCAGAACAAAGAGCAGGGCAATCAGGACCAAGAGGAAAACGGTGAGTTTAAGGGAAGAAAAAAAAGATTTTAGGGATGTTTTTGTCTCGGTCACTCGTTGAACTCCTTCTAACGCCCGTCTGTCTAGGTGCCGCCATGTAACGAATTAATGAGCCGCCACTTCTTGCTGAATTTAACATTTGACGATTTCTGCAGCAAGAAGAATATCTACGGAGTAAAGAATCTGACGTCATGGCGGAAATTTTTCTTGACAGAGTCCGTTTTATCCCTATAATCCCTATTAAATCGGTAGAAATAAATCGCAGGTGAAACAGAAAAATATGAAATTGTCCACGAGGGGTCGTTATGGGTTGCGTTTCATGCTGGATCTGGCGCAACATTATAGCGAAGGTCCCATTTTTTTGAAAGACATCGCCCAGCGTCAGGGGATTTCCGAAAAGTATCTCTGGCAGCTTATTCATCCTTTGAAAGCCACCGGGTTGATCAATTCCACCCGGGGGGCGCACGGAGGCTACCTGCTGGCAAAGGCTCCAGGTCAAATTACGCTGAAGGAAATCATGCAGGTTGTGGAAGGTTCGCTGGCCCTCGTAGACTGTGTTGACAACGCTTCAATCTGTTCAAGGGCGGATACCTGTATCACGCGAGACGTATGGCAGGAGGCTACCCAGGGAATGCTGCAGGCCCTGGAAGCACTCACCCTGGAGAGCATGGTCAAAAGACAGACGGAAAAAGAAGGAAAGACGAAGTGAAGGGAAAGATTCAATCTGGATTGATGTGCTGCTGTCAAATCATGTGTCCTTCTGCAGACAGGGGAGATCTGGACAGAGTGCGTCTTTAAAAAGAAACTTCATGACTGAAACGATTGACCCGCTGCCCGCCATAAAAAAGTGACAGCGGGTTTTTTATTCGATGCTTCTGGAACTTCATAAAAAATAAGAAATTAAGAACGGCAAATCCCTTTCCCGGAAAAGGGAAGGGAGATGCATGAAATAGGAGATGAGGAAAAATGAGGGAATGTCCTTTAGATTCGGCGCATACCACGGGGATCTCCTCCGGAGATGCCGTCGCGCTGACAGAAGCCGTTGAGACACAGTTTTTTTCCTTTGGAGAACAGCCGAATGAACTGATTCTGGAAAGCGGGGAAAAACTGGGACCGGTGACCGTGGCTTACGAGACCTATGGGCGGCTGAATGCGCAGAAATCCAACGCCATCCTGATCTGCCATGCCCTCTCCGGGGATGCCCATGCGGCAGGATACTCCGCCGACGCGCAGAAGCCCGGCTGGTGGGATAATTCGATCGGTCCGGGCAAAGCCTTTGACACGGATCGCTACTTTGTCATCTGCTCCAACGTGATCGGGGGATGCAAGGGGTCGACGGGGCCGGCTTCCCTTGATCCGGAAGCGGGGAAACCCTATGGGCTGAGTTTCCCGGTCATCACCATCCGGGATATGGTTGAGGCGCAGCGCCACCTGATTGATTTTCTCGGCATCGATCAGTTGCTCTGCGTCGCTGGTGGGTCCATGGGCGGGATGCAGACCCTGCAGTGGGCCGCTTCCTATCCGGAACGGGTGCGTTCCGCGATTCCCATCGCCACAACGGCACGGCATTCGCCGCTGCAGATCGCCTTCAATGAAGTCATCCGGCAGAGCATCATGGCCGATCCTGCCTGGAAGGATGGGAACTACTACGAAGACGAACCGCCGGACAGGGGGCTTTCGATCGCCCGGATGATCGGGCATATCACCTTCATGAGCGAAGAATCCATGGAAGAGAAATTTTCCCGTCACCGGACGAAGATTTTAAAGGGTGTTCCCTTTGCCCCGGAATTCGCCGTGGGCGGTTACCTGCATTATCAGGGAAGTCAGTTCGTGAAACGGTTTGACGCCAATGCCTATCTTTACATCACCCGGGCGCTGGACTATTTCGATTTGTCGGGAGATCGGCTGCTTTCCAACGAAAAGGTGCGTGACATCCGGTTTCTTATCCTCTCTTTTTCATCGGATTGGCTCTATCCCCCCAGCCAGTCCCAGGACATTGTAAGGCAGTTGAAGAAAGGCCAGGCGGAAGTGACCTACTGCGAACTGAACTCCACCTATGGCCATGACGCCTTTCTTGTGGAAACACAAGGGCAGACCCAATTGATCCGGAATTTTTTGAGCAGCAACGATGAACACTCGTGAACAGACGAAGAATATTTCTCCGGATTACCGGATCATCGGCAATTTGATCGATTCCGGCGCCCGCATCCTGGATCTGGGGTGCGGCGGTGGCGATCTGATGGCCTTCCTGGCCCGGAGCCGTTCTACTCGGGGGCAGGGGATCGAACTGAACGAAAGCGCCGTTTACGAGTGCGTCAGGAAAGGGCTGAATGTGTGCCACGGCGATATTGAGAGCGGACTGCTGGAATATCCCGATAAGTCCTTTGATTACGTCATTCTCAACCAGAGCCTCCAGGAGGTCCGCCAGGCGGACGCCCTGCTGGATGACGCCCTGCGGGTCGGCAGGCGGGTCATCGTCGGCTTTCCCAATTTCGCCTGGATCGGCTCACGCTGCCGCCTCTTCTTCCAGGGGAGGTCTCCGATAACCGCGGCCCTTCCTTATCGCTGGTACGATTCACCCAACGTGCGGTTTCTCAGTATAAACGACTTCCGGGATTTCTGTAACCGGAAGGAGATCGAAGTGCTCAAGGCCTGCTATCTCCGCGGAGATAAAACAGTATCCTGCCTGCCGAATCTGCTGGCCGAAGTGGCGGTCTTTCTTTTAACAGCTAAAAATGCATCCCAAGGGGGAGGTTAATCATGGAAAATATTCTTGAGAAAATTCAGGAACTGAAGCGGGAGCGTCAGGCCGTGATCCTGGCGCACAATTATCAGCGTCCGGAAGTGCAGGATATCGCCGATTACGTCGGCGATTCCCTGGGGCTGTCCATCCAGGCCGCCTCGACGGATGCCAAGGTCATTATCTTCTGCGGTGTTCACTTCATGGCCGAAACGGCCAAGATCTTTTCGCCGGAAAAGACGGTCTTGATCCCCGATCCCGATGCGGGATGTCCCATGGCGGACATGATCACCGGAGAGCAGTTGCGGGGACTGAAAGCCCAGCATCCCGACGCACAGGTGCTCTGCTATGTGAATACCTCGGCGGAAGTCAAGGCGGAGTGTGATCTCTGCTGCACGTCGGCCAATGCCGTTACGATGGTCCAGGAAGTCCTGAAAGACGCCAAGGAAATCATCTTTGCGCCGGACCAGTATCTCGCGGCTTATGTGGCGGAGAAGACCGGGCGGACCTTTATTCCCTGGCACGGCTTCTGCCCGACCCACGCCAAGATCCTGCCGGAAGATGTCGAGCGCGAAAAGGCGCGGCATCCCAACGCAGTGGTCCTGGCCCATCCGGAATGCCGGCCGGCAGTGACCCATCTGGCCGATATTGTGGCCTCAACGGAAGGGATGTGCCGCTATGTGCAGGAAACGGCGGCCACGGAAATCATCGTCGGGACGGAGGTCGGGATCATCCACCGGATGCGGAAGGAGAACCCCGGAAAGGTCTTCTATCCGGTCTCCGAACAGGCCGTCTGTCCGAACATGAAGCGCATCACCCTGGAGAAGGTTCTGTGGAGCCTGCAGGATATGGTGCATGAAGTGAATCCACCGCTGGAGATTGCCCGGCGGGCTTATGCCAGCATCGAGAAGATGCTGAACTACCGTTCATGAGAAGGCCTCCCCTGAGGGATGCCTGAGGATAAAGGACACAAAGAAGACTCAGAAAAAGGGTACCAAGATGATCAACGCGGAACTTTTATGGAAGAACAAACCAGAGGCCCTTCCGAATCAGGAGATGGCATCGCTTGTCGACGCCCTCTGCTCCATCAACCATGGTCTCGACGGCGGCTATCGGAAGGGTCAGCAGCACCAGTCCCTGCCTTCACAGAAAGTCATCGGGGAAGTTCTGGAGACGCTGCGGGCCATCATCTTTCCCGGCTATTTCGGATTCTCACATCTGAAAAAGGACAGCATCCATTTCCATATCGGGTCTGCACTGGATCGCGTTCAGCCTATCCTTGTCGATCAGATCGAAAAGGGGCTCTGCTTTGCCTGCCGGGACAGCGAGACCTGCCTCTCCGATTGCACCGATCAGGCCCAGGCCATCGTGACCCGGTTTCTTCATCAGCTTCCGGCCATCCAGGAAATACTCATGAAAGACGCCTGTGCGGCCTACGAAGGGGACCCGGCGGCTTACAGCCTGGATGAAGTCATCTTCTGCTATCCGGGACTGCAGGCACTCACGAATTTCCGCCTGGCACACGAACTTTACAAACAGGAGGTTCCTTTCATCCCCCGCATGATCGCGGAGCAGGCCCACAGTCTCACCGGCATCGACATTCATCCCGGTGCGGAGATCGGGGATTCCTTCTTCATCGATCACGGGGCCGGTGTGGTGATCGGCGAAACCAGCATCATCGGCAACCGGGTGCGTATCTATCAGGGCGTCACCCTGGGGGCGAAGAGTTTCCAGAAGGATGAAGCGGGCATGCTGGTCAAAGGGACACCCCGTCATCCCATTCTTGAAGATGACGTCATCGTCTATTCCGGGGCCACCATCCTGGGCCGGGTTACCATTGGCCGAGGATCGGTCATCGGGGGCAATGTCTGGCTCGTCAACAGCGTGCCCCCCAACAGCCGGATCACCCAGGCCCAGGTCTGCCAGAGTGATTTCAGCGACGGTGCGGGAATCTGAAGAAATAATTACGAACAGAGGAAACAATCGGGAAGGGTGACACAAACTTGAAGAAAAAGGTTCTACTGGCCATCAGCGGTGGCGTGGATTCTTCCGTGGCCGGATGGCTCCTGAGGGAAGAGGGATATGAGGTCGCCGGGGTCACCATGTGTCTCGGCGTGCGCGAGGAGGGAAACAAAACCCGCTGCTGCGGCAGGGACGCCATCGAGGATGCCCGGGAAGTCTGCGGGATGCTGGGGATTCCCCATTATGTTCTGGACTATGCGCCGCTCCTGGAAAGCTGCGTAATCGACAAATTCGTGCGGGAATACCGCCTCGGCCGGACGCCCAATCCCTGCATCGACTGCAACCGGTATCTGAAATTTGGCCGCCTGCTGCAACAGGCCCGCGCCATGGGATTCGATTGCCTGGCCACCGGTCATTACGCCAGGATCGAGCGGAAAGAGGACCGCTGGGTTCTAAAGAAACCGAAAGATTCGGGGAAGGATCAGACCTATTTTCTCTACCCCATACCCTTCGAGGCCCTGGGGCATATCCTCTTCCCCCTTGCCGACCATACGAAGGAAGAGGTGCGGGAAATCGCCCGGCAGGCCCACCTCCCGATCTCAGAAAAGCCGGAGAGCCAGGATCTCTGCTTCGTGACCCAGGACAGTTACGGGGAATTCCTCCGGGAACTGGGGTGTCCGGTCCAGCCGGGGCCCATTGTCGATCGTTCCGGGCGGATCCTGGGAGAGCATTCGGGGACGGTCTTCTACACCATCGGTCAGCGCCACGGCCTGAGGATCAGTTCACCCTATCCCCTCTACGTGGTGGCCATCGATGCGGTTCACAATTCGGTGATCGTGGGCGAAAAGCAGGATGTCTATGCCTCGGCACTCATCGCCGGCGAGATGAACTGGTTGACTCCGGAACGGCCCCGGCAAGCGGAAGCCAAAATCCGGTATAGGAAGAGAACCTCGCCCTGCAGAATTGTTCCCGAGGGGGATCGAATCCGGATCACTTTTGCAGAAGAGCAGGACGCCATCACCCCCGGACAGGCCGTTGTCCTTTACTCTGGGGATGAAGTTCTGGGAGGGGGCGTTATCGAGGAAGTCATCCGCAATAATCCTTAAAATTGAGAGGTCCGAATGAGTACGATATCGAAATCCTTAAAGAGAGAAACCCTTCTTCTCCATGGCGGACAGGAACCCGATCCGACGACGGGAGCCCGCGCCGTCCCCATTTACCAGACCACTTCCTATTCCTTCCGGGATACGGAACATGCCGCCAACCTCTTTGCCCTTAAAGAGCCGGGAAACATCTATACCCGGCTGATGAATCCGACCACGGACGTCCTGGAGAAACGCATTGCCCTCCTGGACGGCGGGGTAGGGGCGCTGGCCACGGCAAGCGGGCAGGCTGCCATTACGCTGGCCCTGCTCAACATCGCCCAGGCGGGCGATGAGATTGTTTCCGCCGACAATCTCTACGGCGGCACGTACAACCTCTTTCACTATACCTTTCCCCGCCTGGGGATCAAGGTGCGCTTCGTGAAATCAAACGACCTGAAGGCCCTGGAACAGGCCATCACGCCGAAGACCAAGGCATTCTATGCGGAGTCCCTGGGCAATCCCAAACTCGACGTGACCGATCTGGAGGGTGTCGCCGCCCTTACTCGGGCCTATGGCATTCCCTTTGTCCTGGACAACACCGTTTCACCCTACCTCCTGAAACCCTTCGATTTCGGCGTGGACGTGATTGTTTACTCGGCAACCAAGTTCATCGGGGGACACGGTACCTCCCTGGGCGGCATCATCGTCGATTCGGGAAGATTTGACTGGACGAACGGCAGATTCCCCCTCATCGCCGATCCCGACCCCAGTTACCACGGCATCAACTTTGTGGAAGCCCTGAAACCGGCGGGAAACATCGCCTATATCATCAAGGCGCGAGTGACGCTGCTCCGGGATATGGGGCCCGCCCTATCTCCCTTCAACGCCTTTCTCTTTCTCCAGGGTTTGGAAACGCTCCATCTGCGGATGATCCGTCATGCGGAAAATGCCTTGGCTGTGGCGCGCTATCTGGAAAGGCATCCCAAGGTCTCCTGGGTCAATTACCCGGGGCTGCCCAACAGTCCGGAAAAGGCCAAGGCCGACAAATATCTTCCTCTGGGGGCAGGGGCCATTCTCGGCTTCGGGATTAAAGGTGGGCTGGAGTCCGGGAGAAAGTTCATCGACTCCCTTTCCCTGGTTTCCCACCTGGCCAATGTCGGCGATGCCAAGACCCTGGCCATTCATCCGGCAACGACGACGCATCAGCAGTTGTCAGCCCAGGAGCAGCAGGCGACAGGCGTAACGCCGGATTTCATCCGGCTGTCCATAGGCATCGAACACATCGATGACATCCTGAACGATCTGGAGCAGGCCTTTGAAAAGGTCGCATAAAGTAACAGAGTATTCTTAACTTGGAACAGAAAACCCGGCAGGAAGAATCAAGCCGCAGGAAAGCTGCACTGCCGGGTTTCCATTAATCAAGCAGGAGGATGGGCACATGAAAATCTATGAAGACAATTCCCGTTCCATCGGCAACACGCCGCTGGTGAAACTGAATTCTCTCACGAAGGGGATGCCGGCCACGGTCCTCGCCAAGGTGGAAGGCCGGAATCCCGCTTATTCGGTGAAATGCCGGATCGGTGCGGCCATGATCTGGGATGCCGAAGAGCGCGGTGTCCTTCGCCCCGGGGTGGAAATTGTCGAGCCGACGAGCGGCAACACGGGAATCGCCCTTGCCTATGTGGCGGCTGCCCGGGGGTATAAACTGACCCTCACGATGCCTGAGACGATGAGTCTGGAACGCCGCCGGGTTCTTGCCGCTTTTGGCGCGAATCTGGTTCTGACACCTGGGGCGGAAGGAATGAAAGGGGCTATCGGCCGGGCGGAGGCGATGGCCGCCTCGGCTCCGGAACGTTATTATCTCCCTCAGCAGTTCAAAAATCCGGCAAATCCCGCCATCCATGAGAAGACCACCGGTCCGGAGATCTGGACGGATACGGACGGAACCGTGGATGTCCTCGTGTCCGGCGTCGGGACGGGAGGAACCATCTCCGGGGTATCGCGCTATATCAAGAAAACCATGGGCAAACAGATTTTGTCCGTGGCGGTGGAACCCAAGGAAAGCCCGGTGATTTCCCAGAAACTGGCCGGAGAGGAACTCAAGCCGGGACCGCACAAGATTCAAGGCATCGGCGCCGGATTTATTCCCGACACCCTGGATCTTTCGCTGGTGGACCGGGTGGAGCAGGTGGAAAGTTCGGAGGCCGTGGAAATGGCCCGGAGATTGGCCCGGGAGGAGGGAATCCTTGTCGGCATCTCCTGTGGGGCGGCCACAGCTGCCGCGTTGCGCTTGGCCGGTCGGGAAGAGTTTGCCGGCAAGACCTTTGT is a window of Syntrophus gentianae DNA encoding:
- the ccsB gene encoding c-type cytochrome biogenesis protein CcsB, yielding MSHTLILSWVTFIYFGAFVLYLFRMILSRKFWGRLASFAAWTGFAAQTAAILWRWKASYDLGIGHAPLSNLYESMIFFAWTIMLLHLVIEWRTASRGFGVFVVPLAFLAMAYASIAPGVNNSIQPLIPALQSNWLTSHVMTCFLGYAGFAFAFGCGLMYFLKISDENKAGKSEGFLKRLPSLATLDLMIYQSIALGFVFLTIGIMTGSIWAHYAWGSYWSWDPKETWSLVTWIIYAVTLHVQYIRGWRGKRMAFMTVIGFASVLFTYLGVNYLPGLHSYLNG
- a CDS encoding Kelch repeat-containing protein, giving the protein MRNGRVLLIGGAAGDTDNTHALAEIFDPVSKTFRATGSMHQKRNGHCSVALENGNVLVAGGSGGRMIPELKSVELYNARTGRFSVIGNMSVNRMASPACTLLLDGNVVLTGGVYEGTMGSGNTIVDRFDSKRSTLALRVGELNAPRSGSGHAAILLNTGNILNTGGMSDYQSFASPAAELYDPVQNRSSALSIQPTGGPGHYAAAALPDGKVILMKKGDVTYPEYYDPACWQFETVLGAGAFKMNPAKSAIVPLRSGKILFFTGQQLRLFDPAGNSTELIDLPQQIRDGRCIELNNGQLFCADLEKKSAALLTLGE
- the metW gene encoding methionine biosynthesis protein MetW gives rise to the protein MNTREQTKNISPDYRIIGNLIDSGARILDLGCGGGDLMAFLARSRSTRGQGIELNESAVYECVRKGLNVCHGDIESGLLEYPDKSFDYVILNQSLQEVRQADALLDDALRVGRRVIVGFPNFAWIGSRCRLFFQGRSPITAALPYRWYDSPNVRFLSINDFRDFCNRKEIEVLKACYLRGDKTVSCLPNLLAEVAVFLLTAKNASQGGG
- the metX gene encoding homoserine O-acetyltransferase MetX is translated as MRECPLDSAHTTGISSGDAVALTEAVETQFFSFGEQPNELILESGEKLGPVTVAYETYGRLNAQKSNAILICHALSGDAHAAGYSADAQKPGWWDNSIGPGKAFDTDRYFVICSNVIGGCKGSTGPASLDPEAGKPYGLSFPVITIRDMVEAQRHLIDFLGIDQLLCVAGGSMGGMQTLQWAASYPERVRSAIPIATTARHSPLQIAFNEVIRQSIMADPAWKDGNYYEDEPPDRGLSIARMIGHITFMSEESMEEKFSRHRTKILKGVPFAPEFAVGGYLHYQGSQFVKRFDANAYLYITRALDYFDLSGDRLLSNEKVRDIRFLILSFSSDWLYPPSQSQDIVRQLKKGQAEVTYCELNSTYGHDAFLVETQGQTQLIRNFLSSNDEHS
- the cysK gene encoding cysteine synthase A; translated protein: MKIYEDNSRSIGNTPLVKLNSLTKGMPATVLAKVEGRNPAYSVKCRIGAAMIWDAEERGVLRPGVEIVEPTSGNTGIALAYVAAARGYKLTLTMPETMSLERRRVLAAFGANLVLTPGAEGMKGAIGRAEAMAASAPERYYLPQQFKNPANPAIHEKTTGPEIWTDTDGTVDVLVSGVGTGGTISGVSRYIKKTMGKQILSVAVEPKESPVISQKLAGEELKPGPHKIQGIGAGFIPDTLDLSLVDRVEQVESSEAVEMARRLAREEGILVGISCGAATAAALRLAGREEFAGKTFVVILPDAGERYLSTVLFEGIGE
- the epsC gene encoding serine O-acetyltransferase EpsC, with translation MINAELLWKNKPEALPNQEMASLVDALCSINHGLDGGYRKGQQHQSLPSQKVIGEVLETLRAIIFPGYFGFSHLKKDSIHFHIGSALDRVQPILVDQIEKGLCFACRDSETCLSDCTDQAQAIVTRFLHQLPAIQEILMKDACAAYEGDPAAYSLDEVIFCYPGLQALTNFRLAHELYKQEVPFIPRMIAEQAHSLTGIDIHPGAEIGDSFFIDHGAGVVIGETSIIGNRVRIYQGVTLGAKSFQKDEAGMLVKGTPRHPILEDDVIVYSGATILGRVTIGRGSVIGGNVWLVNSVPPNSRITQAQVCQSDFSDGAGI
- the nadA gene encoding quinolinate synthase NadA — translated: MENILEKIQELKRERQAVILAHNYQRPEVQDIADYVGDSLGLSIQAASTDAKVIIFCGVHFMAETAKIFSPEKTVLIPDPDAGCPMADMITGEQLRGLKAQHPDAQVLCYVNTSAEVKAECDLCCTSANAVTMVQEVLKDAKEIIFAPDQYLAAYVAEKTGRTFIPWHGFCPTHAKILPEDVEREKARHPNAVVLAHPECRPAVTHLADIVASTEGMCRYVQETAATEIIVGTEVGIIHRMRKENPGKVFYPVSEQAVCPNMKRITLEKVLWSLQDMVHEVNPPLEIARRAYASIEKMLNYRS
- a CDS encoding O-acetylhomoserine aminocarboxypropyltransferase/cysteine synthase family protein, with translation MSTISKSLKRETLLLHGGQEPDPTTGARAVPIYQTTSYSFRDTEHAANLFALKEPGNIYTRLMNPTTDVLEKRIALLDGGVGALATASGQAAITLALLNIAQAGDEIVSADNLYGGTYNLFHYTFPRLGIKVRFVKSNDLKALEQAITPKTKAFYAESLGNPKLDVTDLEGVAALTRAYGIPFVLDNTVSPYLLKPFDFGVDVIVYSATKFIGGHGTSLGGIIVDSGRFDWTNGRFPLIADPDPSYHGINFVEALKPAGNIAYIIKARVTLLRDMGPALSPFNAFLFLQGLETLHLRMIRHAENALAVARYLERHPKVSWVNYPGLPNSPEKAKADKYLPLGAGAILGFGIKGGLESGRKFIDSLSLVSHLANVGDAKTLAIHPATTTHQQLSAQEQQATGVTPDFIRLSIGIEHIDDILNDLEQAFEKVA
- a CDS encoding cytochrome c biogenesis protein ResB; this encodes MTETKTSLKSFFSSLKLTVFLLVLIALLFVLGTFLPQREGAMEFAQRLSPALSGLFQILGFFDVYHSPLYYALLGLLAVNLIVCSLNRLSGSWKLYRAPNFPVPDGLFGKVSPDRILLSDKNSESCLSSLESLLKEKFGKIEKNVKDHHTFFALQKGGVSLFSVYAIHMSILFLIAGAIIGSVFGFEGYVNISEGETTNAVFSRGGRDIQRLDFSVRCDKFLLETYENGMPKTYRSDLSFIRDGRVIRQASLLVNHPVQINGFRFYQSSYGSSPDSRAFLSYSTGKGQEKKMAVAAGDSFSLPGSDADVKVLRVAENLMQFGPGVKLDITSPQGRRVQFWVLQHIDEISRMYPELLTQVPLFNPALFKPYRFFLQGIEQRYYTGLQVVRDPGIPMIGLGAFLMVAGLILRYFIPHRRIWIRVDKAGKQTRISLAGRSRHQGGLDRELDLLIRRIREKGIV
- a CDS encoding RrF2 family transcriptional regulator; this translates as MKLSTRGRYGLRFMLDLAQHYSEGPIFLKDIAQRQGISEKYLWQLIHPLKATGLINSTRGAHGGYLLAKAPGQITLKEIMQVVEGSLALVDCVDNASICSRADTCITRDVWQEATQGMLQALEALTLESMVKRQTEKEGKTK
- the mnmA gene encoding tRNA 2-thiouridine(34) synthase MnmA — translated: MKKKVLLAISGGVDSSVAGWLLREEGYEVAGVTMCLGVREEGNKTRCCGRDAIEDAREVCGMLGIPHYVLDYAPLLESCVIDKFVREYRLGRTPNPCIDCNRYLKFGRLLQQARAMGFDCLATGHYARIERKEDRWVLKKPKDSGKDQTYFLYPIPFEALGHILFPLADHTKEEVREIARQAHLPISEKPESQDLCFVTQDSYGEFLRELGCPVQPGPIVDRSGRILGEHSGTVFYTIGQRHGLRISSPYPLYVVAIDAVHNSVIVGEKQDVYASALIAGEMNWLTPERPRQAEAKIRYRKRTSPCRIVPEGDRIRITFAEEQDAITPGQAVVLYSGDEVLGGGVIEEVIRNNP